The sequence GAACTGGATCTAGTGCAGATATCTCCGGAAGCGAGACCTCCTGTTTGCAAAATTATTGATTACAAAAAGTTTTTATACGAATACAAAAAGAAGCAGAAAGAACTAAAATCAAAAGCTTCGAAAGTAGTCGTCAAAGAAATTAGATTTGGTCCTAATACAGATGATCATGATTTTAACTTTAAGTTAAAGCATGCTACTAAGTTTTTAGAAGACAATGCTAAAGTAAAAGCATTTGTATTCTTCAAAGGCCGATCTATATTATTTAAAGAAAAGGGTGAGTTGTTATTATTAAAGTTTGCCCAAGAGTTGGAAGAACTTGCAAAAGTAGAGCAATTACCTAAGCAAGAAGGACGAAGGATGATTATGATGCTAACGCCATTATCATCGGGTCAAAAGAAAAGTAAAAAATAGAAGTACTATGCCAAAAATGAAAACAGTTTCTAGTGCAAAAAAGAGATTCTCTTTTACAGCGACTGGAAAGATTAAAAGAAAGCATGCCTTTAAAAGTCACATCTTAACTAAGAAGTCGACTAAAAGAAAAAGGAACTTAACTTATTTTACATGTGTGCATAAAGCAGATGTATCTAGAGTAAGGTTTATGCTTTGCAGAGGATAATA is a genomic window of Flavobacteriales bacterium containing:
- a CDS encoding translation initiation factor IF-3 — encoded protein: MRRSNKGARREVYNPYKINDEIEAREVRVVGEGIEPGVYGITEAIKMADDQELDLVQISPEARPPVCKIIDYKKFLYEYKKKQKELKSKASKVVVKEIRFGPNTDDHDFNFKLKHATKFLEDNAKVKAFVFFKGRSILFKEKGELLLLKFAQELEELAKVEQLPKQEGRRMIMMLTPLSSGQKKSKK
- the rpmI gene encoding 50S ribosomal protein L35; the protein is MPKMKTVSSAKKRFSFTATGKIKRKHAFKSHILTKKSTKRKRNLTYFTCVHKADVSRVRFMLCRG